tcattcattattcattattttccaCCACCTATAACAAACAGAACAATTTCCccagattaatttaatatccagagttcttaatgtatatttctctatctaaacctatttacatatgtaaattataaacatacaaacaaataatttattacctgcgtaattttttgaaagaattaatcacacaaataaaataattatacagttaaaaaacatatatgtatatattatatataagagacaTGCAGGATTGAAAAGTAAAACGTCATTTGTGACGGTAATGGCATTTGGTTTGTAACGAAAAAACTATcttcgttatattttttatactgagagagtaaataatttaatacttttaaagttatttaaaaaaaaaaatcacaatttatgtcagatttttatttacattgaaaaaaagaaaataatagctATTTGTATGTCACATCCTCCTGTAATTACGGATATTTATCGCGTTGCTTGATTGATTGCGAAAAATACAAGAGTGATGGGAGTTACAATGTTTACACAAAGGTTTTCTGTTCACGAGTAGTTCTCTTGCGACGACAACGTAGCTTCTCTCAGTTCTCATGTACAGTTCTCCAATCAACCAGGGTACGTGCAACGCTGGataacaaaacaattttatatttttcaaaattgcatCATATTCGCAAGAATAATACCGGACGAACTTTACTGTTTAATAAGTATGTACCGTCAAGTAACACTTATTAAACAGTAATTAcagtaacatttattaaacaattaataaacagtaagtacaaaattataatattttttctgcgtttaataataaaataaaaaagtattttattttaataattagatatttctgCTTTATGATAaccatctttttttatttttttaaaatggtgagacaaaaaaataatactttttgctacattttatataaaaaacatttctcttaaaaaaactacaaatatataatatttttataaatagaaattttacgaaaattattaatatgttatattatcacACGTATGTCATAGAAAAGAACCacgaaatacattttatattttctaaccaaaaaaatgtatgcaaaAATACTAATTACAAATACagtaacaaaaattatgtcaatcaATGTATACGATTATGTATATCAATGTATACGATAGATGGAAAGAAATCGCAATCGATTGTAATTACAAATGTAGATCGTGACACGTGGTTGACGCGAAAGTATGATTATTACTTGTCATATCGATCAAGTAGCACTATTATGATtgtcaagtatatatatatttgcaccAATGTTATGTTAAGTGCATAGGTGCATaggtgtataaatatacaatatatacatatgcatatatgtacttAAGTGTATATAGTATAGATATGCGTATGtggaaaattatgttaaaatgtttcaaatgcAATcgcattatttcattttaaatgaaCCAatgatattgtatttttcgaaaatcaagcactctattaaaaaatattttgtatattttgtgaCTTCGAGAGAGACGATGGTGCcaataaattaactttgagCCAAAATCATATAGAAGTCAATCTCGtattttaaatggaattagtctaattttttatataaatcgattccatgtaatattctgtttaaaattatgtggGTATGAtgactaataaataaatagtttttgagATTTATATgagattaatttgatataattttatttaaacaataaaatatctcgtacaACACCAATTCTTTGATTATCTTGcctcaatacttttatgcacagataAATATGAGGAATCAAtttgtgtaaagaaaacacataattatttttaaaaaatatatgaatttgcaATGAGTAGTTACATACATTTTCTGTAATACAATTGAGGTAAGATAaccaaagaaattaaaattacagttaaaattaaaaattaaaaatattttaccagATATTACTTAGTTTACGTaaatttatgtcaaattaaagtagaaaatatctcgtaaacaattcaatttttagcCATCATAATCTTATAACTGTTAATATAGAATGTTGCAAGAAagcgatttatataaaaaaaaattaaagtagttccatttaaaaaaaacattaacttTCATACAATTTTGACTTTGACATATAAAACCTAAGGTCAAACTAATATGTTTTGTCTTATTTTCCTGTttaattcaaacaatttttgaattaatatatacagtatctatttatttttgcgaaaatttcATCGATTTGAGCGTATGCACTCAAAaggtagataaatatatattttcaggaGAAGCATCTCTCACGAACACTCGATCGTAAACAATAATTCCTCGTCCATCTGACGAGACAAGTGGGAAAAACAGAAGcagatgtataaaaaagatagaacTACAAACGCAGTTGCATTTCGTCCCGTGATTCGCGCCTTGATGTCTCATAAATTGTCGATAAATTTCGTAACAATAGATCTTcagcaaataataatactattgcTGTAGTGGTTTTCATAAAGTCTATTCTGCGCAGAAAAACGATATTTTACGATCTTGTGACTTTATTTCTTTGTCCCGTGgaacataaaaaagtaaaatttatatttggatTTACTTTCCTATGTTTTCGTACACCATACACAcactttactttttattttaatactaaaaatattgcgaagatttgtaaattaattgtcaAATTTGATAGGAGTCCATTCAATGCAGTTCGCAAATTATTTTGCGAGAGCGTCTGCAGATATCATCGATGAAACTGCTTTCATGTCTAGAGAAATACATATGAAACGGaatgattttaataagcaACAAATGACGAATGAGGCAAACAGTAAGATTACATGTCttcattttacattatttttaaatggaattagaaattaacataatgttgaagtatttataattattatatttataaatatacattttatattttgatttctgccactttttcctttataattaaaaacacaagaacatacttaataaaagtattttattatgaaaaaagaatatagatgaagaaaaagaaatataaaaattcttatgatTTGAACATTAtatccaaaatatttttttaaaaagataattatctttacaaaatacttcattaatttcaataactttTAAGTATTTGATCAAGATTAGtaccttaattaaatttagtgaaGTTATGCCAAATATTCCATTTGGCATCTCAATATATCTACATGTTTATGCatgttatctatatttaatcaattatattcataaaaaacaCAACAAAATCAGtattaaaatctgataaatgTTACACGATTAGAAGagtttataagaattataaaacatgattttagaaattttgacaattatatCACGTAAAGAAATCGACTGCATTACTTATGTTTGACATGACATGTGCTATAATCGTGAGTATGTACGATAAATCAAtaacttgaaataaatgtaCGTAGACAAACTCTCAATCGTGGACGAATACGACGTGGCAAATCTCGACACGACGAGTAATAACAAGTCGATAAACAGTGATCTATACCAAGCGATGTTCCCGATCTATCACATCAGCAAACTGTCCGGTGTATTTTCAATAAGATTTATCCGACAGGTGTCTGGCAGATACCAAGGCCGATTGAGTATCATCGATAGCGTTTACAGGTGACACTAAATAATCAAATCGATTCGTATTTTTCACGTTTTAATAAGGATCATTAAATTAGTTTAACGCTTTAATATAGGATAGTATAGGAGGTCAatgttttcttatataaacgatattgtatacatatttgttcaatcgatttttataaattttttataataaagcgCATATCGAAATTTACTGAATAGTTAATAAAACTATCTAAAttgctaatatttatttaaaaacgtttATATCACTATTTATTTtgagttatttataaaaatcgattgaAAGCCTACCATTTATTCTCGACTACCTTGTATATATCGTTTATGTATAGGAAAATattgatctttattttttatttcaaatagacTATAAAccaataactttttatttattattagaagtttaaagaagaaataaaacagaAGTAATTACATTGCCcagtaaacaaaaaatataaaatcaatattttgaaatattaattgtatttaaattttcgtaaTGTCCTGAcacaaatgttttattaaaatatatatatatatattttacacatactattttataatattgtatctttttaGTATTGTATCAATGTTTtcagatattcattatttcattttatttaattcatatttttattaatttcattatttaaaggTTAATGACGTCGATTGAAATGTTAAAACTTACAACTTAACAACATTACATATTActgaatatttgattattattactgaaattgtgataataagttttataatctattcgatttaaaatcacaaaaatagttataaaatattttgattaatatttcttttgagaaatattcaaataattattataaatattttgtatattttataaatattatgttatttggGAATAAGCAAAAAAGCTTACTTTTTGatctactttaatataaaaaaagatatagaagAGTTTAGAGATTGTTAGATTaactttaatatgtataaattaataaaatatgattgaaATACCATATTGCAGTTTGTCCCTATTAATGTGCCTGATAAGCGCCCAGATTTGGGGTATCTGGTGCGATCTCAGAAATGGATGGGAGTATAGCAAGCGGCTCAATTTTCAGAACATGGCAGTTGCCACCACAACTTATATAGTGGGCGTGATGAGTCTCACGGCTGCTTCCATCATCAGTTCAATTTTGCGCTGGCAACAAGTGCTGACTGTTATCGATATATTAATCGATGTAAGTCTCGTCTAATTACCTTTATCACAGAGATTATCGCATTTGAATTCAACGGTTTATTTGCTCAAGTGCGACGAGAAGCTGGGAATTTTCTCGCCGAAGAAGTTGCAATGGTGCACCATCCTACTGACATTGTGCACTCTTTTTTATTCCATCATTCTATCATGTCTCGATGAATACGCATGGGATTATAAAGTGAAGCAAAATAAGAAGCTGGATATTAAGGACACGCTTAATTATTTTCCCGTATACGTTATGTACatagtaattattatgatGGAGGTCCAGTATACTATGATCGTTTACAATGTGGGTCAGCGGTTCTCTAGGGTCAACAAAAGTATCGAAAATATCATCAAAAGCGGCAAGATTACGAATCAGTTCAGAGAGGATATTAAAATAGGTGTATTTTCTaatcgttattaattattttgtcatatcTTACGGTTAACGCTTTTAAGTAACACAAACTTTTTAGCTGGTGACCTTCAAGATCAAGGACTCATTACGTATATTCGGCAAGAAATGATGGGAAATACTCGAATGTTTCGTAAATCGAAGATCATGGATTCCACTATTACAAATGGTACGACTTTAACTTTTGTCACGTGTTTACCAAGAATTTGATAAAAGTGTACGATTACTAATTACATTCGTagtaaataacaatataaataagaggGAGAGTTAAatgctaaatatattaaaaaatatagaaaattttatataataataataataactccAACTAATTTTTTCCAGATGGCAAAAATTTTACGGATAGCATTTCTCAAATTGTGACAGTACATGCGTCACTGTGTGACACGATATCGCTTATAAATAGCGCTTACGGCGTCGTTGTACTCGCAATTATAATTACCtgcttaataaatttaatcattacaCCGTACTTTTTGATAATGGAGACTGATGGAAGGCTCGAAACGTTATTTCTCGTGGTGCAAATACTGTGGTGCATCTTCCACATTTGGAGGCTGCTCATGGTAGTGCAGCCCGCATATGCCACTACAATGCAGGCATGTATATGAtctagtttaaatatataaataaattaatatacatactaataatttactataagGTAAAATAATCAGTGTTGACAAAAAGTGATTTAGTTTTAATGACTATGGTATTATATATCGGGATCAAGATCTGTAGGAACCAAGTCGCTTTTATCAACAAttactgataaaaataaaataaaattttaaaaattcaaaaagatcaaaatttacaataatttttttctatttcttgaaaataaaaaaattaaaacaattttttatgaacttatattaataactattattttatatttatattatatgaattgtATCTTCAGGGAAAGAAGACAGCGATTTTAGTAAACCAATTGCTGTCCGCGAGTCACGAAAGAAAAGAAGTCAAACAACTAGAAATCTTTTTGCTTCAGCTTCTACACCGCCCTTTAGAGTTTTCAGCGTGCGGATTTTTTACTCTGGATCGTACTCTCTTGACCTCggtaaataagttttaataactttccttTTCTGCcaactttgaaaataaataaaaaattatttctttagattGTTGGTACAGTCACAACGTATCTCGTAATACTTATACAATTTCAAAAAGAGGACGATAAAAAGGACAGTGTCAACGACATATTGAAGAATGCCACgcaaattctgaaaaatgcgACGACGCTACATAATATGACAGTGGGAAGTTTGGGCCTATAAATTAagacaaatttttcttcattcttgttttttatgattttgaattaataataaagctttttaaaatttagtatatGTTGCCCACACATTTATCCAAAAAATATCCATCAAAAGAATCAAATCAAGACAAACATTAAACCTTATCAATGCACAAAGATGCAAATTTCGGATAAGATACTAGAAGGATAAAAATGATGAACTTAATCGATTACACACGAAATACATAATACACTTAATAtgaactaatataattatataaatattattgaaataataattacatattaattaaaagttattatattgttttgataatatttagttCTAGTGCATGCAACCGTGTactattaaagcaaaaattttttattttctcttttatattttcttctatttttctctctaaagGCCATAGCCGGATAAGCATCCAAAAAGTGCTCCCGacgaattttcaaataatacttggcctgttattttctcattgtaaaaaaaattttcctgaAAATTTCAGGtccttaactttattatttcctgagttatcgagaaaaatgtcatttttagttttaatttttttttgtaaatatttgaaatgatctcatatcgatttttttcaatacttaTCAACGAAGGAcacaaacaaataattttttattaatttcgaataaaaactCGACTTTTTAAGAAAGactaaatttaagaaatagtttttttaacacatttctttCAAGGTACAATCATCAAACTTTTAgggaatattctttttatatttttcaatactttCAAATTGTTTTGAGTTGGTGCaacatagtaaaaaaatgaaaatttttactgttctatttatttatattcaaaattttataatgtcgaTAAGTAGGAAAATGGTAATTTATGGCTGTGTTATTTTCCGCACATGCTCAATAAtcacttgaaataaaatatttacgttgtcatttataaatatagtagaAAATGGTATA
Above is a genomic segment from Anoplolepis gracilipes chromosome 3, ASM4749672v1, whole genome shotgun sequence containing:
- the LOC140663918 gene encoding gustatory receptor for sugar taste 43a-like, which produces MFPIYHISKLSGVFSIRFIRQVSGRYQGRLSIIDSVYSLSLLMCLISAQIWGIWCDLRNGWEYSKRLNFQNMAVATTTYIVGVMSLTAASIISSILRWQQVLTVIDILIDCDEKLGIFSPKKLQWCTILLTLCTLFYSIILSCLDEYAWDYKVKQNKKLDIKDTLNYFPVYVMYIVIIMMEVQYTMIVYNVGQRFSRVNKSIENIIKSGKITNQFREDIKIAGDLQDQGLITYIRQEMMGNTRMFRKSKIMDSTITNDGKNFTDSISQIVTVHASLCDTISLINSAYGVVVLAIIITCLINLIITPYFLIMETDGRLETLFLVVQILWCIFHIWRLLMVVQPAYATTMQGKKTAILVNQLLSASHERKEVKQLEIFLLQLLHRPLEFSACGFFTLDRTLLTSSQRIS